The following are encoded in a window of Bacillota bacterium genomic DNA:
- a CDS encoding sigma 54-interacting transcriptional regulator — translation MKGDGSSRELLENLRVILDSIDEGIHVVDKNGVTVLYNKVAAQLDNLKEEEVVGKHILDVFPSLSRETSTLLQVLRTGQPICNREQTFTTYKGDEITTLNSTLPVKVDGKLVGAVEVSRNITLMREMAHRIVDLQVELFGRREGKLETESEGAHYTFRDIVGESECILELKRKAARAAASSSAVLVYGETGTGKELFVQAIHNAGPRARGPFVAQNCAAFPEGLLEGILFGTTKGSFTGAQDRPGLFELADGGSIFLDEIDSMPASLQAKLLRVLSEKCVRRVGDTRVRRVDVRVMAAMSRPPLDAVAQGMLREDLYYRLNVISLGIPPLRERREDIPLLTAHFIAKFNAQLMMSVKGLSDEVARVFSSYDWPGNVRELEHAIEGAMHLLDGDFIMLEHLPENLRSVATQSARRPVTVPVPGPCAGGPDARVALEFQGDFRSAVAGIESSLVRKALADSGGNISRAARLLGIPRQTLQYRLKKLGIDPRAAEGANDESSTGG, via the coding sequence ATCAAAGGCGACGGGAGCTCAAGGGAGCTTCTGGAGAACCTTCGGGTGATCCTCGACTCCATTGACGAAGGCATTCACGTGGTAGACAAGAACGGTGTCACCGTTCTCTATAACAAGGTTGCAGCCCAGCTCGACAACTTGAAGGAAGAGGAGGTGGTCGGGAAGCACATCCTCGATGTCTTTCCGTCGCTTTCACGCGAGACCAGCACGCTCTTGCAGGTCCTCCGAACAGGGCAACCCATATGCAACAGAGAACAGACTTTCACCACATACAAAGGCGACGAGATCACCACTCTGAACTCCACCCTCCCTGTGAAGGTCGACGGCAAGCTGGTGGGCGCGGTTGAGGTGTCGCGGAACATCACTCTGATGCGAGAGATGGCCCACCGCATAGTCGACCTCCAGGTGGAGCTCTTCGGCCGTCGCGAGGGAAAACTGGAGACCGAGTCAGAGGGTGCGCACTACACCTTCCGCGATATAGTGGGGGAAAGCGAGTGCATCCTCGAGCTCAAGCGCAAGGCGGCGCGTGCCGCCGCCAGCTCGTCGGCGGTGCTGGTTTACGGCGAGACAGGCACGGGCAAGGAGCTCTTCGTGCAAGCCATCCACAACGCCGGCCCGCGGGCACGCGGCCCGTTTGTCGCTCAGAACTGTGCTGCCTTTCCCGAAGGGCTCCTGGAGGGAATTCTTTTCGGGACCACGAAGGGCAGTTTCACCGGCGCCCAGGACAGACCAGGATTGTTCGAGCTTGCCGATGGAGGCAGCATTTTCCTAGACGAGATAGACTCCATGCCCGCGAGCCTCCAGGCGAAGCTCCTGAGGGTGCTCTCGGAGAAGTGTGTGCGTCGGGTCGGGGACACCAGGGTGCGCAGGGTGGACGTCCGGGTGATGGCTGCCATGAGCCGGCCCCCGCTCGATGCGGTCGCCCAGGGTATGTTGCGCGAGGACCTTTACTATCGTCTCAACGTGATCTCCCTCGGCATACCGCCCTTGCGCGAACGCCGTGAAGATATCCCGCTTCTCACGGCGCACTTCATAGCGAAGTTCAACGCGCAGCTCATGATGAGCGTGAAGGGGCTCTCAGACGAGGTCGCGCGAGTCTTCTCCTCCTATGACTGGCCTGGTAACGTCCGCGAGCTGGAGCACGCCATAGAGGGGGCCATGCATCTTCTCGACGGCGACTTCATAATGCTCGAGCACCTTCCCGAGAACCTGAGAAGCGTCGCGACCCAATCAGCGAGAAGACCCGTTACCGTCCCCGTTCCGGGCCCATGCGCGGGCGGCCCGGACGCCCGCGTGGCGCTTGAGTTCCAGGGAGACTTCAGGTCCGCGGTCGCAGGCATCGAGAGCTCACTGGTGAGGAAGGCCCTAGCCGACTCCGGCGGCAACATCTCAAGGGCGGCGCGCCTCCTGGGAATACCGCGCCAAACGTTGCAGTACAGGCTGAAGAAGCTCGGGATCGATCCGAGGGCCGCAGAAGGCGCCAACGACGAAAGCTCCACCGGGGGCTAA
- a CDS encoding VWA domain-containing protein, with the protein MNGFDCLAVLRYDAPRLIRVMQNEFRMGRGLRIGETTVVSKRVHVVSPATPGEIKVLANQDAGVCFYSRRRKDEILHIDVFHEVAEVDHRRAADAVKRAVYAFYHDLLLERARGLFLPQPGELLDLMDIQTGTGGGRVGGTLNYGRKLSLRKAHCNHVHIAAMLPDNCLLLLFYLVVALEEEIERQGVEIRKVEAIRHQEAAGKGDLSPYSSVFDSYLNESGVAGGGHDWDRLPREARIEAVSSMAEEFGGRSNMARLLDQLLASGTIPPDIRRDAGDLDEVIERLSSFDLLTRERGQLVLTPKGREVRNILATCASEVEAGIRRLVRRMPIVPRIPRHEEGRFGPKARHERPRLSKNVRPPGDGEWCDEIAVPETAVAALSRACLQRNGVVAGAPGPFIVREDIRLYRKRPARPPEVCLLIDASASMVGRRIRAAKYLIRHLAAACRVRITVLTFQERDVRLQIASTSNRKAIEEGIGRIEPAGLTPLAAGIAEALDFIRARKLRDVLLVLITDGIPTMNRWTADPARDALTAAKRIAEEKVPFMCVGLQPNRDFLRKLVDVARGKLYVVDEFDKDVLVSLVRYGTKESVRGGFSSPRAE; encoded by the coding sequence ATGAACGGCTTCGATTGTCTCGCGGTGCTCCGGTATGATGCCCCCCGGCTCATCCGGGTCATGCAGAATGAATTCCGGATGGGAAGGGGTCTTAGGATCGGCGAGACCACCGTGGTGAGCAAGCGGGTCCACGTGGTCAGCCCTGCGACGCCGGGGGAGATCAAGGTTCTCGCGAACCAGGACGCTGGGGTCTGTTTCTATTCGAGGCGGCGGAAGGATGAGATCCTCCACATAGACGTGTTCCACGAAGTCGCCGAGGTGGACCACCGGAGGGCGGCGGACGCCGTGAAGCGGGCTGTGTACGCGTTCTACCACGACCTCCTGCTCGAGCGGGCGCGCGGCCTTTTCCTTCCGCAGCCCGGCGAGCTTCTTGACCTCATGGATATCCAGACCGGCACGGGCGGCGGGAGGGTCGGTGGTACCCTGAACTATGGACGGAAGCTCTCGCTGCGCAAGGCCCACTGCAACCACGTGCACATCGCCGCAATGCTCCCGGACAACTGCCTCCTGCTGCTGTTTTACCTCGTCGTGGCCTTGGAAGAGGAGATAGAGCGGCAGGGTGTGGAGATTCGGAAGGTGGAGGCCATCAGGCACCAGGAGGCGGCGGGCAAGGGCGATCTCTCGCCCTACTCCAGTGTGTTCGATTCCTATCTCAACGAGTCCGGGGTCGCGGGCGGAGGCCATGACTGGGATAGGCTGCCGAGGGAGGCCCGCATAGAGGCGGTGTCCTCCATGGCTGAGGAGTTCGGCGGAAGGAGCAATATGGCTCGCCTGCTTGACCAGCTGCTCGCATCGGGGACCATTCCACCCGACATACGGCGCGACGCGGGCGACCTCGACGAGGTCATAGAACGCCTCTCCAGTTTCGACCTCCTCACCCGAGAGCGGGGTCAACTGGTGCTCACTCCCAAAGGCCGGGAGGTGCGCAACATCCTTGCCACGTGCGCGTCGGAGGTCGAAGCGGGCATAAGGCGTCTCGTGCGCAGGATGCCCATTGTGCCGAGAATCCCCCGCCACGAAGAGGGCCGGTTCGGGCCGAAGGCCAGGCACGAGCGCCCCAGGCTCTCGAAGAACGTGAGACCCCCTGGGGACGGAGAGTGGTGCGACGAGATCGCCGTGCCCGAGACCGCGGTGGCTGCCCTCTCCAGAGCCTGCCTGCAAAGAAACGGGGTTGTTGCCGGCGCCCCGGGGCCGTTCATCGTTCGCGAGGACATCAGGCTCTACCGAAAGCGCCCTGCGAGACCCCCGGAAGTCTGCCTTCTCATCGACGCGAGCGCAAGCATGGTCGGTCGGCGTATCCGCGCCGCTAAGTACCTCATCCGTCATCTTGCTGCAGCCTGCCGGGTGAGGATAACCGTCCTTACGTTTCAGGAGCGCGATGTGCGGCTTCAAATAGCGTCCACGAGCAACAGAAAGGCGATAGAGGAGGGGATCGGGCGGATCGAGCCTGCGGGCCTAACGCCTCTCGCCGCCGGGATCGCTGAGGCCCTGGATTTCATCCGGGCGAGAAAACTCAGGGATGTGCTGCTCGTGCTCATCACCGACGGGATCCCCACGATGAACCGCTGGACCGCCGATCCCGCACGGGACGCCCTCACCGCGGCGAAGCGCATAGCCGAGGAAAAAGTGCCCTTCATGTGCGTCGGCCTCCAGCCCAACAGGGACTTCCTCAGAAAGCTCGTGGACGTGGCCCGCGGGAAGCTGTACGTAGTTGACGAATTCGACAAGGACGTCCTCGTGAGCCTCGTCAGATACGGCACGAAAGAGAGCGTCCGGGGAGGATTTTCATCGCCGCGTGCCGAATAA
- a CDS encoding magnesium chelatase: MKGYLDLVIHDGNRPLVEALEASVVSLLAGRPLHVHVEGLRGTGKTTIIRAMKDVLPRIQRIKGCVYNCDPRCPHCPVHRDLPPEAIAELGTEEVPVPFMEISHAAKIGTVVGSIDLARLADPSRPEAALLPGVLPRAHRGVVFVDEINRLADTSPELTDVLLDVMGTKPGRLQVEETGLPAFEIPITCAIWAASNPDEEPGALEDIRRQLSDRFDFTVNMARPQDQSIVRRILLDDGAWSPGTSAANAGRAGAPPSSALDVLRERMLGRAAALPNVTLPEELASLLGEVYVSFGMESLRAVEAISLGARARAALDARPHPSINDIRTVLPFALRHRVDAATLINIGKFLDEYESRCGRRRDPDPLKDGAGDGPAKPVQEEARHKERDLASGGTAEPVPRPDSLWERLMRGMGFARPDATKGGPAGDGRGVAPPGSVHRRGSSPTSAGGALGQGAADFGAGQGPAYGSESASISDPSEVPISAPPARAKSLAQLAGGEVVFTEEDLRLR; this comes from the coding sequence TTGAAGGGATACCTGGATCTTGTCATTCATGACGGCAACCGTCCACTCGTGGAGGCGCTGGAGGCGTCGGTCGTATCGCTGTTGGCTGGTCGACCTCTCCACGTTCACGTGGAGGGGCTCAGGGGCACGGGCAAGACCACGATCATACGCGCCATGAAAGACGTGCTGCCGCGTATCCAGAGGATCAAGGGATGCGTCTACAACTGCGATCCGCGGTGCCCTCACTGCCCCGTGCACCGGGATCTCCCTCCAGAAGCCATCGCGGAGCTGGGCACCGAGGAGGTGCCCGTGCCGTTCATGGAGATATCGCACGCGGCGAAGATCGGCACCGTGGTGGGGAGCATAGATCTCGCGAGACTTGCGGATCCCTCGCGTCCCGAGGCGGCGCTCCTGCCAGGCGTGTTGCCGCGAGCCCACAGAGGGGTCGTGTTCGTTGACGAGATCAACAGGCTCGCCGATACCTCGCCCGAGCTCACCGATGTCCTCCTTGACGTGATGGGCACCAAGCCGGGCCGGCTCCAGGTGGAGGAGACCGGTCTGCCCGCGTTCGAGATCCCCATCACGTGCGCGATATGGGCGGCGAGCAATCCCGACGAAGAGCCAGGTGCGCTCGAGGATATAAGGCGCCAGCTTTCGGACAGGTTTGACTTCACGGTGAACATGGCAAGGCCCCAGGATCAGTCCATTGTGAGGCGCATCCTCCTCGATGACGGGGCCTGGTCCCCTGGGACATCGGCAGCGAATGCCGGGCGCGCTGGAGCACCGCCTTCCTCCGCCCTGGACGTGCTTCGCGAGAGGATGCTCGGACGGGCAGCAGCCCTTCCAAACGTGACTCTCCCCGAGGAACTTGCCTCGCTCCTAGGTGAAGTATACGTGAGCTTCGGCATGGAGAGCCTTCGCGCCGTGGAAGCGATTTCCTTGGGGGCGCGAGCCCGCGCGGCGCTTGATGCCAGGCCCCACCCGTCCATCAATGATATAAGGACGGTGCTGCCCTTCGCCCTGCGGCATAGAGTGGACGCGGCCACGCTCATAAACATCGGGAAATTCCTGGACGAGTACGAATCTAGATGTGGCCGACGCCGCGACCCAGACCCTCTCAAGGACGGGGCCGGCGATGGCCCGGCCAAGCCGGTTCAAGAGGAGGCCCGGCACAAGGAAAGAGATCTCGCGTCCGGCGGAACGGCAGAGCCTGTTCCGCGCCCGGACAGCCTCTGGGAGAGGCTCATGAGGGGCATGGGTTTCGCGAGGCCCGACGCCACCAAGGGAGGGCCGGCGGGCGACGGGCGCGGTGTCGCGCCTCCTGGTTCTGTGCACCGGCGGGGCTCCAGCCCGACCTCGGCCGGGGGCGCCCTCGGGCAAGGCGCGGCGGACTTCGGAGCCGGGCAGGGTCCGGCCTACGGGAGCGAGAGCGCGAGCATATCCGACCCAAGCGAGGTGCCGATAAGCGCGCCCCCTGCGAGGGCAAAGTCCCTTGCACAGCTTGCCGGGGGTGAGGTGGTCTTCACCGAGGAAGACCTGAGGCTCCGATGA
- a CDS encoding DUF1049 domain-containing protein: MQAVTVLGLAFALLVAVFAIQNSAPVTVTFLKWHLVDVSLALVILGSAAAGAVVVGLLGAVREIRLRLSLRSFRGKAERLAHDLAAAREKVANLEGAVARLEGEARAKARELEAARERVQALEVELEATQVMEVLPRAQDETGPGREPQSQQGADQEGGTRDEPFGLRSGA, from the coding sequence TTGCAGGCCGTAACCGTCCTTGGCCTTGCGTTCGCCCTCCTCGTCGCCGTGTTCGCCATCCAGAATTCTGCACCGGTCACAGTCACCTTTCTAAAGTGGCACCTCGTTGACGTCTCTCTGGCTTTAGTCATTCTGGGCTCCGCGGCGGCTGGCGCGGTTGTCGTGGGATTGCTCGGTGCCGTGCGCGAAATAAGGTTGAGGCTGAGCTTGAGATCTTTCAGGGGAAAGGCTGAGAGGCTCGCTCATGACCTGGCGGCAGCGAGAGAGAAGGTCGCCAACCTGGAAGGCGCTGTGGCGAGGCTCGAGGGGGAGGCGCGGGCGAAAGCGCGGGAGCTCGAGGCGGCAAGGGAGCGCGTCCAGGCCCTCGAGGTGGAGCTTGAGGCCACGCAGGTCATGGAGGTCCTTCCGCGGGCGCAGGATGAAACCGGGCCGGGACGTGAGCCTCAATCCCAGCAGGGCGCGGATCAAGAAGGCGGTACGCGCGACGAGCCTTTCGGGCTGAGGTCCGGAGCGTGA
- the recJ gene encoding single-stranded-DNA-specific exonuclease RecJ, which produces MAGCVWHVAGLSSEAERTSEVLRRELGVPRLVARVLALRGLGSPEAARKFLRADLDDLLDPLLLPDMERAVVRVLRAVRNGEKIRIYGDYDVDGITSTCVLLNVLKALGADVDYYIPGRIEEGYGLNRDAVEKAASSGVTLLITVDCGITAVDEVELARSRGVDVIVTDHHEPAEELPRAYALVNPKRRDSTYPFADLAGVGVAYKLALALLRAHAGTLDAPAPSEGLLELVALGTIADVAPLTGENRVLAKHGLASLNCTSNPGLQALIRVSGLAGREISSGAVGFFLGPRLNAVGRLGDASLCVDLLTASSAERATYIASILDKANQERQSLEQAILDEAVSMVKTTPDGEAEDVVLVLAGEGWHPGVIGIVASRLVERFWRPAILISIQGDEGRGSGRSIDAFDLYGGLVQCADLLKEFGGHRHAAGLSIARNAVPALRERMNEVARGMLGPEDLARKVVCDAEARFGDIDIEVAEVLGALAPFGVGNPVPTFLSRGVRLVEYRGVGADAKHLKMKLAQDGVVLDAIGFGLGGMAPVLFAKGAKDVDIAYTIEVNQWNGARQVQLNIKELREAVRS; this is translated from the coding sequence TTGGCAGGTTGCGTATGGCACGTGGCGGGTCTTTCGAGCGAAGCTGAGAGGACAAGCGAGGTCCTACGGAGGGAGCTCGGGGTCCCGCGGCTTGTGGCGAGGGTGTTGGCGCTCCGGGGCCTTGGCAGCCCCGAGGCCGCAAGGAAGTTCCTCAGGGCGGACCTTGACGACCTTCTCGACCCTCTGCTCCTGCCTGACATGGAGAGAGCCGTCGTTCGGGTGCTCCGGGCGGTGCGAAACGGCGAGAAGATAAGGATATACGGAGATTACGATGTGGACGGCATCACGTCCACTTGCGTTCTTCTGAACGTTCTGAAGGCGCTCGGTGCCGACGTGGACTACTACATCCCCGGGCGCATAGAAGAGGGGTACGGGCTCAACCGCGACGCCGTGGAGAAGGCGGCCTCGTCCGGTGTCACGCTGCTCATCACGGTGGACTGTGGAATCACCGCCGTCGATGAGGTAGAGCTTGCGCGCAGCCGTGGCGTGGACGTCATCGTCACAGACCACCACGAGCCTGCCGAGGAGCTTCCAAGAGCTTACGCCTTGGTGAATCCGAAGCGGAGGGACTCGACCTACCCGTTCGCTGATCTTGCGGGCGTGGGAGTCGCCTACAAACTTGCCTTGGCGCTCCTGCGCGCGCACGCCGGCACCTTGGATGCGCCGGCACCCTCAGAGGGGCTTCTCGAGCTCGTCGCGCTCGGCACGATCGCTGACGTGGCTCCGCTCACGGGAGAGAACAGAGTCCTCGCGAAACACGGGCTTGCGAGCTTGAATTGCACCTCAAACCCCGGTCTCCAGGCCCTCATCCGCGTGTCGGGCCTTGCCGGCCGGGAGATAAGCTCGGGTGCAGTGGGCTTCTTTCTCGGGCCCCGTCTCAACGCCGTGGGCAGGCTAGGGGACGCGTCGCTTTGCGTGGACCTTCTCACGGCGTCATCCGCTGAGAGGGCGACCTACATCGCCTCGATCCTTGACAAGGCGAACCAGGAGAGGCAGTCCCTGGAACAGGCCATTCTAGATGAAGCGGTCTCGATGGTGAAGACTACGCCGGACGGCGAAGCGGAGGACGTCGTCCTCGTGCTCGCGGGCGAGGGGTGGCATCCCGGAGTCATAGGCATAGTCGCCTCCCGCCTGGTGGAACGATTCTGGCGTCCGGCCATATTGATAAGCATACAAGGCGACGAGGGGCGTGGGTCCGGGAGGAGCATAGATGCGTTCGACCTGTACGGTGGGCTCGTTCAGTGCGCGGACCTGCTGAAGGAATTCGGGGGACACCGCCACGCTGCCGGGCTTTCCATAGCTCGGAACGCCGTGCCTGCGCTCCGGGAGCGGATGAACGAGGTGGCCAGGGGCATGCTCGGCCCCGAGGACCTCGCGAGGAAGGTCGTGTGTGATGCCGAAGCCCGGTTCGGAGATATCGATATCGAGGTCGCAGAGGTCCTTGGCGCGCTCGCGCCGTTCGGCGTCGGGAACCCCGTCCCGACTTTCCTTTCAAGAGGCGTGAGGCTCGTGGAGTATCGCGGGGTCGGGGCCGACGCCAAGCACCTGAAGATGAAGCTGGCCCAGGACGGAGTGGTTTTGGACGCAATAGGATTCGGCTTGGGCGGGATGGCGCCCGTTCTCTTCGCGAAAGGCGCCAAGGATGTCGACATCGCGTATACCATCGAGGTCAACCAGTGGAACGGCGCGAGACAAGTGCAGCTCAACATAAAAGAATTGCGCGAGGCTGTAAGAAGCTGA
- a CDS encoding bifunctional (p)ppGpp synthetase/guanosine-3',5'-bis(diphosphate) 3'-pyrophosphohydrolase has product MEQGIDEVLERIRRYAPEADLDQVRKAYEFAAKAHAGQRRDSGDSFIFHPLGVAAILAELEMDVTTISAGLLHDVIEDTPVTLDQIKSEFGREVSLLVDGVTKLGRVPFMSREEQQAENLRKMFLAMAQDIRVVLIKLADRLHNMRTLGHLPWDRQARIARETLEIYAPLAHRLGMWRVKWELEDLALRYLEPGEYYKLVEKVARKRKEREGLIEQASAVLKKALEEARIPCELQGRAKHFYSIYEKMRLKGKAFEEIYDLIAIRVIVNSVRDCYAVLGIVHSLWKPMPGRFKDYIAMPKSNMYQSLHTTVIGPAGEPLEIQIRTWEMHRTAEYGIAAHWRYKEGTRTVSEFEEKLSWLRQLLEWQRDMKDVHDFMETLKIDLFKDEVFVFTPKGDVKNLPAGSTPVDFAYSVHTDIGHRCTGARVNGRMVPLDYQLTNGDIVEIITSKGPGAPSLDWLAFVKTSKARNKIRQWVREVRREEAVPRGRDLLEKELRRQGLEVHDNLKEEKLLVAAKRLGFTDAEDLLASVGDGKVSPTMVVARLAPEKPGLDKEEKEPTQLVPRRKRPAGQGVRVKGVDNVLVRMARCCSPVPGDEIIGYITRGKGVSVHRRDCPNVAWLRNSPERNIEVEWEFGEDNSYPVELEIEAHDRVALLSNIMSAVTELRANISAVNARTTKDHMAVVNMVVEITGIDHLNSIMSRVRRVHGVTDVHRAHHASAQQLQSV; this is encoded by the coding sequence ATGGAGCAAGGGATTGACGAGGTCCTAGAGCGAATAAGACGATACGCTCCTGAGGCCGACCTCGACCAGGTGAGGAAGGCGTACGAGTTCGCCGCGAAGGCCCATGCCGGGCAACGCCGCGATTCGGGGGATTCTTTCATCTTCCATCCCCTAGGGGTCGCTGCGATCCTCGCCGAGCTCGAGATGGACGTCACGACAATCTCAGCTGGTCTGCTCCACGACGTGATCGAGGACACGCCGGTCACCCTCGACCAAATCAAATCCGAGTTCGGACGGGAGGTCAGCCTGCTCGTTGACGGTGTGACCAAGCTGGGCAGGGTTCCGTTCATGTCCCGGGAGGAACAGCAGGCGGAGAACCTGCGAAAGATGTTCCTCGCAATGGCCCAGGACATAAGGGTCGTTCTCATCAAGCTTGCTGACAGGTTGCACAACATGCGTACCCTGGGGCATCTGCCGTGGGACAGGCAGGCCAGGATAGCCCGGGAGACGCTCGAGATATACGCCCCGTTGGCCCACCGCCTCGGGATGTGGAGGGTCAAGTGGGAGCTCGAGGACCTGGCCCTGAGGTACCTCGAGCCCGGAGAGTACTACAAGCTCGTAGAGAAGGTCGCGAGAAAGCGAAAAGAGCGGGAAGGGCTGATAGAACAGGCGAGCGCTGTGCTGAAGAAAGCCCTCGAGGAGGCTCGGATCCCGTGCGAGCTTCAAGGGCGGGCCAAGCACTTCTACAGCATATATGAGAAGATGCGCCTCAAGGGGAAGGCTTTCGAGGAGATATACGACCTCATTGCCATAAGGGTGATTGTGAACAGCGTAAGGGACTGCTACGCGGTCCTCGGTATAGTGCATTCCTTATGGAAACCCATGCCGGGCCGTTTCAAGGACTACATCGCGATGCCGAAGTCGAACATGTACCAGTCGCTGCACACGACCGTCATCGGCCCAGCCGGAGAGCCCCTCGAGATACAGATCCGCACATGGGAGATGCACCGCACCGCGGAATACGGCATTGCGGCCCACTGGAGGTACAAGGAAGGCACCCGTACCGTGAGTGAATTCGAGGAGAAGCTCTCGTGGCTCCGTCAGCTCCTCGAGTGGCAGCGGGACATGAAGGATGTCCACGACTTCATGGAGACCTTGAAGATCGATCTCTTCAAAGACGAGGTCTTCGTGTTCACCCCGAAAGGCGACGTGAAGAACCTGCCCGCGGGCTCCACGCCAGTGGACTTCGCTTACAGCGTCCACACTGACATCGGCCACCGCTGCACCGGCGCCAGGGTTAACGGTAGGATGGTGCCCCTCGACTACCAGCTCACCAACGGGGATATCGTCGAGATAATCACCTCGAAAGGGCCCGGAGCGCCCAGCCTCGACTGGCTCGCGTTCGTCAAGACCTCGAAAGCTCGCAACAAGATAAGGCAGTGGGTCAGAGAGGTGCGACGCGAGGAGGCTGTGCCGCGTGGCCGCGACCTCCTGGAGAAGGAGCTCCGCCGTCAAGGCCTCGAGGTGCACGACAATCTGAAAGAAGAGAAGCTCCTCGTTGCGGCCAAGCGGCTGGGATTCACCGACGCTGAAGACTTGCTCGCGTCGGTCGGTGACGGAAAGGTGTCGCCCACGATGGTGGTGGCGCGGCTTGCCCCGGAGAAACCAGGCCTCGACAAGGAGGAAAAGGAGCCCACCCAGCTCGTTCCCAGGCGGAAGCGTCCGGCGGGACAAGGGGTCAGGGTGAAGGGCGTCGACAACGTGCTGGTGAGGATGGCGAGGTGCTGCAGCCCCGTGCCGGGTGATGAGATCATCGGATATATCACGAGGGGAAAGGGCGTTTCCGTGCACAGGCGCGATTGTCCGAATGTGGCATGGCTCCGGAACTCCCCGGAGCGGAACATCGAGGTTGAGTGGGAGTTCGGCGAGGACAACTCCTACCCGGTTGAGCTGGAGATCGAGGCACACGACAGGGTCGCGCTGCTCTCCAACATCATGTCGGCCGTCACCGAGCTCCGCGCTAACATAAGTGCGGTGAACGCGAGGACGACGAAGGACCACATGGCAGTGGTGAACATGGTGGTTGAGATCACGGGCATAGACCACCTAAACTCCATCATGAGCAGGGTCAGGCGCGTCCACGGAGTCACCGATGTGCACAGGGCGCACCATGCCAGCGCGCAACAGCTCCAGTCAGTGTAG
- a CDS encoding D-tyrosyl-tRNA(Tyr) deacylase has protein sequence MRAVVQRAKSAYVVVDGETVGRIGPGLVVFLGVGSGDSQEDARYLAEKVANLRVLDDDKGKMNLSCLDLGLPVLVVSQFTLYGDCRRGRRPSFTEAAPPEKGLELYTAFVKELRGTGLIVETGKFQATMTVFVENDGPVTILLDSKKLF, from the coding sequence GTGAGAGCCGTGGTGCAGCGGGCCAAGTCAGCGTACGTCGTGGTGGACGGCGAGACTGTGGGCAGGATAGGCCCGGGGCTCGTGGTCTTTCTCGGGGTCGGTTCGGGTGATTCTCAGGAGGACGCGCGGTACCTAGCCGAGAAAGTGGCGAACCTGCGTGTCCTCGACGATGATAAGGGCAAGATGAACCTTTCCTGCCTCGACCTCGGGCTACCGGTGCTTGTGGTCTCGCAATTCACGTTGTACGGCGACTGTCGCAGGGGACGGCGGCCCAGCTTCACCGAGGCCGCGCCGCCGGAGAAGGGCCTCGAGCTCTACACGGCGTTCGTGAAGGAACTGCGCGGGACAGGCCTCATCGTGGAGACGGGCAAGTTTCAGGCGACCATGACGGTCTTCGTGGAGAACGACGGTCCTGTCACGATCCTGCTCGATAGCAAGAAGCTGTTTTGA